One window from the genome of Dioscorea cayenensis subsp. rotundata cultivar TDr96_F1 chromosome 3, TDr96_F1_v2_PseudoChromosome.rev07_lg8_w22 25.fasta, whole genome shotgun sequence encodes:
- the LOC120249470 gene encoding uncharacterized protein LOC120249470, translating to MLQITEEKVKPIRERLKTAQSRQKSYADRRRSDLEFQAGDSVFLRISPIKGAVRFGKRGKLNPRYIGSFEIVERVGAVAYRLALPPDLAQVHNVFHISMLRKCLSDPLHVIQQEPVEL from the coding sequence ATGTTACAGATTACAGAAGAGAAGGTGAAACCGATCAGGGAGCGATTGAAGACTGCTCAGAGCCGGCAGAAGAGTTATGCAGACAGGCGCCGCTCAGACTTAGAGTTTCAGGCTGGCGATTCAGTTTTCCTGAGGATATCTCCTATAAAGGGCGCGGTGAGATTTGGGAAGCGTGGGAAGCTCAACCCCCGTTACATCGGATCTTTTGAGATTGTGGAGCGAGTTGGAGCTGTTGCTTATCGCTTGGCCTTACCACCAGATCTAGCGCAGGTCCACAATGTTTTCCATATCTCTATGTTGAGGAAGTGTCTGTCAGACCCGTTGCATGTCATTCAGCAGGAACCAGTGGAGCTTTAG
- the LOC120282185 gene encoding LOW QUALITY PROTEIN: UDP-glycosyltransferase 89B2-like (The sequence of the model RefSeq protein was modified relative to this genomic sequence to represent the inferred CDS: deleted 2 bases in 1 codon), giving the protein MATTTQEEQTQTKPHILIVPYPAQGHMLPLLDFTHQLSLQNLTITILTTPKNLPLLSHLLSLSPSIQTLILPFPSHPSIPPNIENTKNLPSSLFIPMTHVLSLLYSPLFHWFKSTPNPPNFIISDFFLGWTQHLAEQLSIPRIVFSPSGAFTLSTLYSLWTSMPKNPNPDNPRPHSFPNIPDSPTFPWNHLSTLFRSFKEGDPVSHSIRDGFLGNIESWGLVLNSFDSLESRYLQHLKDELGHVRVWAVGPLTAAGSTRADKADDRLIRWLDTCQDEEGSVVYVCFGSQVELTRQQLEAVGTGLERSGTRFVWCVRDTSAVPDEEFEKRVRGRGLVIRGWAPQVELLSHRAVGSFLTHCGWNSVLEAVGSGVVMLTWPFGADQFVGARLMREAGVAVRVCEGSDSVPDPDELGRILAESVGTSEVSRERRKRAVELREKALMAVKEGGSSFRDLQGFVKALWEVHEEKLKINKDVERDREMNGGSYF; this is encoded by the exons ATGGCTACTACCACCCAAGaagaacaaacacaaacaaaaccaCACATACTAATAGTACCATACCCAGCTCAAGGTCACATGCTCCCTCTCCTAGACTTCACTCACCAACTCTCCCTCCAAAACCTAACCATCACCATCCTCACTACCCCAAAGAACCTCCCTCTCCTCTCCCACCTCTTGTCCCTCTCCCCTTCCATCCAAACTCTCATCCTCCCTTTCCCTTCCCACCCTTCCATCCCTCCCAACATTGAAAACACCAAAAACCTCCCATCTTCCTTGTTCATCCCTATGACCCATGTCCTCTCTCTTCTCTACTCCCCTCTTTTCCACTGGTTCAAATCCACTCCTAACCCTCCCAACTTCATCATCTCCGACTTCTTTCTCGGCTGGACTCAACATCTCGCCGAACAACTATCCATTCCTCGCATCGTCTTCTCCCCATCTGGTGCTTTCACTCTCTCCACCCTCTACTCTCTCTGGACTTCCATGcctaaaaaccctaaccctgaTAACCCACGT CCCCACTCGTTTCCCAATATTCCCGATTCCCCTACGTTTCCCTGGAACCACCTCTCTACCTTGTTCCGCAGCTTCAAAGAAGGTGACCCCGTTTCCCACTCGATTCGCGACGGGTTTCTCGGTAACATCGAGAGTTGGGGACTCGTTCTCAACTCGTTCGACTCGCTCGAATCACGTTATCTTCAACACTTGAAGGATGAACTCGGTCACGTGCGTGTCTGGGCTGTGGGCCCACTCACCGCTGCTGGTAGTACACGTGCGGATAAGGCGGATGACCGACTTATCCGATGGCTTGACACGTGTCAGGACGAGGAGGGCTCGGTGGTGTACGTGTGTTTCGGCAGCCAGGTGGAGCTGACGCGGCAGCAGTTGGAAGCGGTGGGGACGGGGCTGGAGAGAAGTGGGACCCGGTTTGTTTGGTGCGTGAGGGACACGTCAGCGGTCCCGGATGAGGAGTTCGAAAAGAGGGTGCGTGGGAGAGGGCTTGTTATTAGAGGATGGGCCCCGCAGGTGGAGTTGCTGAGTCACCGCGCGGTGGGATCGTTCTTGACTCACTGCGGGTGGAACTCGGTGTTGGAAGCGGTGGGGTCGGGGGTGGTGATGCTGACGTGGCCGTTCGGGGCGGATCAGTTCGTCGGAGCGAGGTTGATGAGGGAGGCTGGGGTGGCGGTGAGGGTTTGTGAGGGGAGTGACTCGGTGCCGGACCCGGACGAGTTGGGGAGGATTTTGGCTGAGTCGGTTGGGACGAGTGAGGTGAGTCGAGAGAGGAGGAAGAGGGCTGTGGAGCTTAGAGAGAAGGCTTTGATGGCGGTGAAAGAAGGAGGGAGTTCGTTTAGGGATTTGCAAGGGTTTGTTAAAGCTCTTTGGGAGGTTCATGAGGAGAAGTTGAAGATAAATAAGGATGttgagagagatagagagatgAATGGTGGAAGTTATTTTTAG
- the LOC120249478 gene encoding uncharacterized protein LOC120249478, whose protein sequence is MALQLRKLIFPSIMNQYRGMRNFSSFCGPLGVGLNSCIPVRICFANSFVSGRVYGQLNVGNGLRLESFSQRSSIRLLSFGSRKRYPFKARSREVGDSVVLQEGKENSLNEGHLDARKQEEPVMAGSSLNELLDVKIKMTMLKKALK, encoded by the exons ATGGCGCTGCAGCTCCGTAAGCTTATCTTCCCATCCATCATG AATCAGTACAGGGGGATGCGaaatttttcaagtttttgtgGACCTTTGGGTGTAGGTTTGAATTCTTGTATCCCTGTGAGGATTTGTTTTGCTAATAGTTTTGTGAGTGGTAGGGTTTACGGGCAATTGAATGTCGGGAACGGTTTGAGATTGGAATCATTTTCTCAGCGCAGTAGTATAAGGTTGTTGTCGTTCGGGAGTAGGAAAAGGTACCCTTTTAAAGCGAGGTCGAGGGAGGTTGGTGATAGTGTTGTCTTGCAAGAGGGAAAGGAAAATTCTTTGAATGAAGGGCACTTAGATGCGAGGAAGCAGGAGGAGCCAGTAATGGCTGGCAGtagcctcaatgagctgctggATGTT aaaataaaaatgactaTGCTTAAAAAGGCACTTaaataa